A genomic stretch from Desulfohalobium retbaense DSM 5692 includes:
- a CDS encoding prepilin peptidase, which yields MDLASVFFPLLALFLGLVLGSFYNVCIHRYLSQTSIVWPGSHCPQCGHRLSWWENIPLVSFLVLRGRCRACRTPISWRYPLVEGLSGLWALALAWQFGPGTAWLVYMGFGGLLIVASFIDLDSFILPDRLTLPGGLLALIAAPTLLGLSWSSAAIGAVAGAGTFWILQQGYKLLRGVEGLGTGDIKLMFLLGGLLGWQSLPLVVFLGALSGLGVSVVYLVRDRSQGMQTAIPFGPFLSLGGMLTILFGPSLLQWYLG from the coding sequence ATGGACCTTGCCTCGGTTTTTTTTCCTCTGCTTGCGCTCTTTCTCGGCCTGGTGCTGGGCAGCTTCTATAACGTCTGCATCCACCGCTACCTGAGCCAAACATCCATTGTCTGGCCCGGCTCGCATTGCCCGCAATGCGGTCACAGGCTGAGCTGGTGGGAAAATATTCCGCTCGTGAGTTTTCTCGTTTTGCGCGGACGCTGCCGTGCCTGCCGCACCCCGATCAGCTGGCGCTATCCCCTGGTCGAGGGCCTTTCCGGACTCTGGGCCCTGGCCCTGGCCTGGCAATTCGGTCCCGGCACCGCCTGGCTGGTGTATATGGGCTTCGGCGGACTGCTCATTGTGGCCAGTTTCATTGATCTGGACAGCTTCATCCTCCCCGACCGTCTGACGCTGCCCGGCGGGCTCCTGGCCCTGATCGCGGCACCGACGCTGCTGGGGCTGTCCTGGAGTTCGGCAGCCATCGGGGCCGTGGCCGGAGCGGGCACCTTCTGGATCCTGCAACAGGGGTACAAACTCCTGCGCGGGGTCGAAGGACTGGGCACCGGGGACATCAAACTCATGTTCCTGCTCGGTGGACTGCTCGGCTGGCAATCCCTGCCCCTGGTGGTCTTTCTCGGCGCCCTGAGTGGTCTGGGCGTCAGCGTGGTCTACCTTGTCCGGGACCGCAGCCAAGGTATGCAGACCGCCATCCCCTTCGGCCCATTTTTGAGCCTGGGCGGGATGCTGACAATCCTCTTCGGCCCATCACTTCTGCAATGGTATCTGGGCTGA
- a CDS encoding formate dehydrogenase accessory sulfurtransferase FdhD, whose product MSSAAHALENIACWQYRQEDWHSIQDTIAPEQEVSLYWHDQLAAALLAFPSGLSSLCLGHAWLELCRPGETPGLDAQQGESFYLSVRNARKDLDLHAPEPQLTPEATLALRNDFMRRPGKWDHTGCFHRAGVYDPQEHRFLTTTEDIGRHNCLDRLAGWSLTENVNLRTTVLMVTARATASLVEKAVRAGFPILVSQSAVTTLAVDKAQQAGLTLVGFVREHRLTVFTDPHHRILRDAGS is encoded by the coding sequence ATGTCAAGCGCCGCACACGCCTTGGAGAATATCGCCTGCTGGCAATACCGCCAGGAGGATTGGCACTCTATCCAGGACACTATCGCTCCGGAACAGGAGGTTTCCCTGTATTGGCATGACCAACTCGCCGCTGCCCTGCTGGCTTTCCCCTCCGGGCTGTCCTCTCTTTGTCTCGGCCATGCCTGGCTCGAACTCTGCCGCCCCGGCGAGACTCCCGGCCTCGACGCGCAGCAGGGGGAATCCTTTTACCTTTCAGTCCGCAACGCCCGTAAAGACCTCGATTTGCACGCCCCCGAGCCGCAACTCACTCCGGAAGCCACCCTCGCCTTGCGCAACGACTTCATGCGCCGCCCCGGCAAATGGGACCACACCGGCTGCTTCCACCGCGCCGGGGTCTATGATCCACAGGAACACCGGTTCCTGACCACCACCGAGGATATCGGTCGTCACAATTGCCTCGACCGGCTTGCCGGCTGGTCCCTTACGGAAAACGTCAATCTCCGAACCACCGTGCTGATGGTCACGGCCAGGGCCACAGCTTCCCTGGTTGAAAAGGCGGTCCGCGCCGGATTCCCCATCCTCGTCAGTCAATCCGCTGTGACCACGCTTGCCGTGGACAAAGCGCAGCAGGCCGGGCTGACCCTGGTCGGCTTTGTCCGCGAACACCGCCTGACCGTGTTCACCGACCCCCACCACCGCATCCTGCGCGATGCAGGCTCCTGA
- a CDS encoding AIR synthase-related protein codes for MIARLSVGMREHVQDVQGAKIAREIQETCGITVEAVSLVQMYTLQGLSAEECRQIQDQEVLHDPVLHEIRETPWPAQGDWIVEVGFKPGVTDNPGRVALQTVRTVLDLPAERAARVYTSQEYHIRGALTREDVERIGRDLLANELIHRLRIKDRTAWEADPGFPADPPEVTGQATDIVETVSLSGLDEPALQQLSQDRVLALSPKEMRAIKAYYRREDVRASRAGLGLPTEPTDAELECLAQTWSEHCKHKIFNARIDYTNRETGQKRIEDSLFGTYIQGSTKTLRRRLGAADFCLSVFKDNAGVIRFNDDYSVCIKVETHNSPSALDPYGGALTGIVGVNRDPMGTGMGANLTCNTDVFCFASPFYDQPLPPRLLHPRRVLEGVREGVEHGGNQSGIPTVNGGLVFDERYLGKPLVFCGTVGTMPAKVKGRPSHEKKALPGDAVVMVGGRIGKDGIHGATFSSEELHAGSPATAVQIGDPITQRKLYDFLMRARDLGMYNALTDNGAGGLSSSVGEMAEDSGGCELDLALAPLKYDGLAPWEILLSEAQERMTVAVPPDQLEAFLALSREMDVESTALGHFTDSGYFHVRYSQATVAFLEMEFLHNGLPQMELEAVWERPALAETSVTLPGEEQAETLLVDLLGRLNICSREYVIRQYDHEVQGGSVVKPLVGQFADGPGDAAVIRPVLESRKGLVVSNGIAPKYSDLDTYWMAANCIDEAIRNAVAVGGRLDHMAGIDNFCWCDPVQSEKTPDGRYKLAQLVRANQALAQYCLAFGVPCISGKDSMKNDYYGGGRKISIPPTLLFSVISVMPDVQHSLTSDLKQAGDGLYLLGRTRAEFGGSEIAQMLGQSGGAVPEVDALAARKRYQTFNEATSAGLVNACHDLSDGGLGVAAAEMAIGGRLGVRIDVATAPCAPADLTPLERLFSESASRLLVSVPAERQETFEALFAGQACARIGEVTAAPEIVFTSSETALCRLNVEQCAEAWKATLNW; via the coding sequence ATGATCGCCCGATTGAGTGTGGGCATGCGCGAGCATGTCCAGGATGTGCAGGGAGCGAAGATCGCTCGTGAGATTCAGGAAACCTGCGGGATCACGGTCGAAGCCGTGTCCCTGGTCCAGATGTATACCCTCCAGGGACTGAGCGCTGAGGAGTGCCGGCAGATCCAGGACCAGGAAGTGCTCCACGACCCGGTATTGCACGAGATCCGGGAGACGCCGTGGCCGGCCCAGGGGGACTGGATCGTCGAAGTCGGCTTCAAACCGGGCGTGACCGACAATCCCGGACGGGTCGCCCTGCAGACCGTGCGCACGGTGCTCGACCTGCCGGCCGAACGCGCCGCCCGGGTCTACACATCGCAGGAGTATCATATCCGCGGGGCCCTTACCCGTGAGGATGTGGAGCGCATTGGCCGTGATCTTCTGGCCAATGAACTCATCCATCGTCTGCGGATCAAGGACCGCACCGCCTGGGAGGCCGATCCCGGCTTTCCCGCCGACCCCCCGGAGGTCACCGGACAGGCGACCGATATCGTGGAGACAGTTTCCTTGTCCGGCCTGGACGAGCCCGCCCTGCAGCAGCTCAGTCAGGATCGGGTCCTGGCCCTGAGCCCCAAGGAGATGCGGGCCATCAAGGCGTACTATCGCCGCGAAGATGTCCGGGCTTCCCGGGCCGGGTTGGGGTTGCCGACAGAGCCCACGGATGCCGAACTGGAATGCCTGGCCCAGACCTGGTCTGAGCACTGCAAACATAAGATTTTCAACGCCCGCATCGACTACACCAACCGGGAGACCGGGCAGAAGCGGATTGAGGACTCTCTGTTCGGGACCTATATCCAGGGCAGTACGAAAACCCTCCGGCGTCGCCTCGGTGCGGCCGATTTCTGTCTCTCGGTCTTCAAGGACAATGCCGGGGTGATCCGTTTTAATGACGATTACAGCGTGTGCATCAAGGTCGAGACGCACAATTCCCCTTCGGCTTTGGATCCTTACGGCGGGGCTCTGACCGGGATCGTCGGCGTCAATCGTGACCCGATGGGCACGGGCATGGGCGCCAATCTGACCTGCAACACCGATGTCTTTTGTTTTGCCTCCCCCTTTTACGATCAGCCGTTGCCGCCACGCCTGCTCCATCCGCGGCGGGTTCTGGAAGGGGTCCGCGAAGGTGTGGAGCACGGGGGGAACCAGTCCGGGATTCCGACGGTCAACGGCGGCCTCGTTTTTGACGAACGCTACCTCGGCAAGCCCCTGGTCTTCTGTGGCACGGTCGGGACCATGCCGGCCAAGGTCAAGGGACGGCCGAGCCATGAGAAAAAAGCCCTTCCCGGTGACGCGGTGGTCATGGTCGGCGGCCGGATTGGCAAGGATGGGATCCACGGGGCCACCTTTTCTTCGGAAGAACTCCACGCCGGTTCCCCGGCAACGGCGGTCCAGATAGGAGATCCCATCACCCAGCGCAAGCTCTATGATTTTCTGATGCGCGCCCGGGATCTGGGGATGTACAACGCCCTGACTGACAATGGGGCCGGCGGGCTCTCGTCCTCGGTGGGCGAGATGGCCGAAGACAGCGGCGGCTGTGAACTCGACCTGGCCCTGGCGCCCTTGAAATACGACGGGCTGGCTCCCTGGGAAATCCTGCTCTCCGAGGCCCAGGAGCGGATGACGGTGGCTGTGCCCCCGGACCAGCTCGAGGCCTTTTTGGCCTTGTCCCGGGAGATGGATGTCGAATCCACTGCATTGGGGCACTTCACCGACAGCGGCTATTTCCACGTCCGTTACAGCCAGGCCACGGTGGCTTTTCTGGAGATGGAATTTCTGCACAACGGTTTGCCGCAGATGGAGTTGGAGGCGGTCTGGGAACGCCCGGCACTCGCGGAGACCTCCGTCACCTTGCCCGGCGAGGAACAGGCCGAAACACTGCTCGTGGACCTGCTCGGACGATTGAATATTTGTAGTCGGGAATACGTCATCCGGCAGTATGACCATGAGGTTCAGGGCGGCAGCGTGGTCAAACCCCTTGTCGGCCAGTTCGCGGACGGCCCCGGTGACGCCGCGGTTATTCGCCCGGTGCTCGAGAGCCGTAAAGGGCTGGTGGTCTCCAATGGAATCGCCCCCAAGTACAGCGATTTGGACACCTATTGGATGGCCGCCAATTGTATCGACGAGGCCATTCGCAATGCCGTGGCCGTGGGGGGACGTCTCGATCATATGGCGGGGATCGACAATTTTTGCTGGTGCGATCCGGTCCAATCGGAAAAGACCCCGGACGGGCGGTACAAATTGGCCCAGCTGGTCCGGGCGAATCAAGCCCTGGCCCAGTACTGCCTTGCCTTCGGTGTGCCGTGCATTTCAGGCAAAGATTCCATGAAAAACGATTACTACGGCGGGGGGCGGAAAATCTCCATCCCGCCGACGCTTCTTTTTTCTGTCATCTCGGTCATGCCTGATGTCCAACACAGCCTGACGTCGGATCTCAAGCAGGCTGGAGACGGCCTGTATCTGTTGGGACGAACCCGAGCTGAGTTCGGCGGCAGTGAAATCGCTCAAATGCTTGGGCAATCAGGCGGGGCGGTGCCGGAAGTTGATGCGTTGGCGGCCAGGAAGCGGTACCAGACCTTCAACGAGGCCACGAGCGCGGGGCTGGTCAATGCCTGCCACGACCTTTCCGACGGTGGCCTTGGTGTGGCCGCAGCGGAAATGGCCATTGGGGGGCGCCTGGGAGTGCGTATTGATGTCGCTACCGCGCCTTGTGCCCCGGCGGATCTGACCCCGCTGGAACGGTTGTTCAGTGAGTCGGCGAGTCGATTGCTGGTCAGTGTGCCAGCCGAACGGCAGGAGACCTTTGAGGCCCTGTTTGCCGGCCAGGCCTGCGCTCGTATCGGTGAGGTGACAGCCGCACCGGAGATCGTCTTTACCTCAAGCGAGACGGCGTTGTGCCGGCTCAACGTTGAGCAGTGCGCTGAGGCCTGGAAGGCGACGCTGAACTGGTAG
- a CDS encoding polyprenyl synthetase family protein → MEALHTYFGLHRPAIEDHIQSVLGELDPLIVPVASHVLGAGGKRLRPILCVLTAEAFGYRDKEVYPLATALELLHSATLIHDDILDGAALRRGQPSAHLAFGVQETVLAGDALLAMANKCIAGYGQPELMRIASEAIMATANGEIMEIAQLREPRLSEEDYFQIITGKTAVLIQASCECGAVLAGAKGPQRQAAQDLGRNLGIAFQLVDDALDYTSAVEDSGKPIGGDLREGKLTLPLLFYLKSLPQEEAERVLAAIKHGTLDEVEQSAIITAIGQAHLAEATREVAAGYLEQARKALQFFPAGPCQTLLGSILEYVQYRNT, encoded by the coding sequence ATGGAAGCATTACACACCTATTTCGGTCTTCATCGACCGGCCATAGAAGACCATATTCAATCGGTTCTCGGGGAGCTTGATCCCCTTATCGTCCCGGTGGCCAGCCATGTGCTGGGGGCTGGGGGCAAACGGTTGCGGCCCATTTTATGCGTTTTGACCGCTGAAGCCTTCGGGTATCGGGATAAGGAGGTCTACCCCCTGGCCACGGCCCTGGAATTGCTCCACTCAGCGACCCTGATCCACGACGATATCCTTGACGGGGCGGCGCTGCGCCGGGGGCAACCCTCGGCCCATCTCGCTTTCGGGGTCCAGGAAACTGTTCTTGCCGGCGACGCCCTGTTGGCCATGGCCAATAAATGCATCGCCGGATACGGGCAGCCGGAATTGATGCGTATCGCCTCCGAGGCGATCATGGCCACCGCAAACGGGGAGATCATGGAAATCGCTCAACTCCGGGAGCCCAGGCTGTCTGAAGAGGATTATTTTCAGATCATTACCGGCAAAACCGCTGTCCTCATCCAGGCCTCCTGTGAATGCGGCGCGGTGCTGGCCGGGGCTAAGGGCCCGCAGCGCCAGGCGGCTCAGGACCTTGGTCGGAATCTGGGCATCGCCTTTCAACTTGTCGACGACGCCCTGGATTACACCAGTGCTGTAGAAGATTCCGGCAAGCCCATCGGGGGCGATCTGCGGGAAGGAAAGCTGACCCTGCCGCTTCTTTTCTACCTCAAGAGTCTGCCCCAAGAGGAGGCGGAACGGGTGTTGGCGGCTATCAAGCACGGGACCCTGGACGAAGTCGAACAATCGGCCATTATTACGGCTATCGGCCAGGCCCACCTGGCGGAAGCGACCCGGGAGGTCGCGGCCGGGTATCTCGAGCAGGCCCGAAAGGCTTTGCAGTTTTTCCCCGCAGGCCCGTGCCAAACGTTGTTGGGAAGTATCCTGGAATATGTCCAGTACCGCAATACATAG
- a CDS encoding 1,4-dihydroxy-6-naphthoate synthase → MSSLCSTETSAQAGPPWRVAVSPCPNDTFIFAAWMLGLTVPDSGRPARFFWADVQDLNQQAAAGKRDVVKVSAVQGLALRQEYGILPCGGAFGLQAGPKVVKRPGRHPVRRVGVPGLQTTAYALLRGAWGPDFEPIPLRYDRIPKAVQDGAVDAGLLIHESALVFARYGLECALDLGAWWTAHSGGLPLPLGVILVHHRLGEAAQEAIAAVIQASLRRARTTPEAVWPLVQALAQEMDQATLQAHIDAYVNEFSLDHTSNGGDDALELLGQLVAPPEAAAQEPFRP, encoded by the coding sequence ATGAGCAGCCTCTGCTCTACTGAGACATCCGCTCAAGCGGGGCCCCCGTGGCGGGTGGCGGTCTCGCCGTGCCCCAATGACACTTTTATTTTTGCGGCCTGGATGCTGGGGCTCACCGTCCCGGATTCTGGCCGTCCGGCCCGTTTTTTCTGGGCCGATGTCCAGGATCTGAATCAACAGGCCGCTGCCGGAAAACGTGATGTGGTCAAAGTGTCGGCCGTTCAGGGGCTAGCCCTGCGGCAGGAGTATGGCATTTTGCCTTGCGGCGGCGCGTTCGGACTCCAGGCTGGGCCCAAGGTGGTCAAACGTCCCGGCCGGCACCCTGTCCGGCGCGTCGGGGTTCCCGGTTTACAGACCACGGCTTATGCCCTGCTCCGCGGGGCCTGGGGGCCGGATTTCGAACCGATTCCCTTGCGCTACGACCGTATCCCGAAGGCGGTCCAGGACGGTGCAGTCGATGCCGGGTTGCTGATCCACGAGTCCGCCCTCGTCTTTGCCCGCTACGGACTGGAATGCGCCTTGGACCTGGGAGCGTGGTGGACGGCCCACAGCGGCGGCCTCCCCTTACCCCTTGGGGTCATCCTGGTCCACCACCGTTTGGGCGAAGCCGCCCAAGAGGCGATCGCGGCCGTGATCCAGGCCAGTCTGCGCCGGGCCCGAACGACCCCCGAGGCGGTCTGGCCCCTTGTGCAAGCCCTGGCGCAGGAGATGGACCAAGCGACCCTGCAGGCCCATATCGACGCCTATGTGAATGAATTCAGCCTTGATCATACCTCCAATGGGGGGGACGACGCCCTCGAATTGCTGGGACAACTTGTCGCGCCCCCGGAAGCGGCTGCACAGGAGCCGTTTCGTCCCTGA
- the mqnB gene encoding futalosine hydrolase has protein sequence MPRSDPGERGRPDRHLVLVTATAMEMRACLEGWPGAIIPEEGQWCEQPFAEQTMVTLVTGVGPVNAALSLGRLLGTFRPRGVCNLGVAGSFDLQALRLETVCCVTAESWPEFGLRKTEGIDPCGLGLAHGKIGGQVYRDRVPLDPEGGARAMGVCLPACCRVKSLSVAGVSGTLEQAACYRHRYDADIENMEGFALAWACLTQEVPFLELRTISNRVGSRAAGDWNLKAALARLGPVTQALWPGRGDRRTDQ, from the coding sequence ATGCCCAGAAGTGATCCAGGCGAACGGGGAAGACCCGACCGCCACCTCGTCCTGGTCACGGCCACGGCCATGGAGATGCGGGCCTGTCTGGAGGGATGGCCTGGCGCGATTATTCCCGAGGAGGGGCAATGGTGCGAACAGCCGTTTGCCGAACAGACCATGGTCACGCTTGTCACCGGGGTGGGGCCAGTCAACGCCGCCTTGTCTCTGGGCCGATTGCTGGGAACGTTTCGGCCCCGTGGTGTCTGCAATCTCGGCGTGGCCGGCAGTTTTGACCTCCAGGCCCTTCGCCTTGAGACCGTGTGCTGTGTGACTGCAGAGAGCTGGCCTGAATTCGGCCTCAGAAAAACCGAGGGTATTGATCCTTGCGGGCTGGGGCTGGCCCACGGCAAGATCGGCGGGCAGGTCTACCGCGATCGCGTCCCACTCGATCCCGAAGGGGGGGCTCGGGCTATGGGGGTGTGTTTACCAGCCTGCTGCCGGGTCAAAAGCCTAAGCGTCGCGGGTGTTTCCGGGACCCTTGAGCAGGCCGCCTGCTACCGTCACCGTTACGACGCGGATATCGAAAACATGGAAGGATTTGCCCTGGCCTGGGCCTGTCTCACGCAAGAGGTGCCTTTTTTGGAACTGCGCACAATTTCCAACCGCGTCGGCTCCCGTGCCGCCGGAGATTGGAACCTTAAGGCCGCGCTTGCACGCCTGGGACCCGTTACGCAGGCCCTGTGGCCGGGGCGCGGCGACCGGAGGACGGACCAATGA
- a CDS encoding nucleotide sugar dehydrogenase → MQSQLHQLPELRLLQDKKQAVAVVGLGYVGLPLAVALARHFRVIGFDIARERVDELQAGRDSTGEIDPAVLGEVDLELTCDPEILAQATVFIVAVPTPIDANRRPDLGPTRGATRTVAGAMGPGSVVVFESTVYPGVTEEVCVPLLEEVSGLQCGRDFRVGYSPERINPGDKDNRLENIIKVVAGQDQATTDLLSDLYGSVVHAGIHKAPTIKVAEAAKVIENTQRDLNIALMNELAQMFHKMDIDTQDVLAAAGTKWNFLPFRPGLVGGHCIGVDPYYLTFKAEALGLHPQIILAGRRINDGMGAYVAQTAVKSLVQNGSPVHGARVAVLGVAFKENVPDLRNTRVVDIVHELQDYQIEVLVHDPLVSADEAREEYGLELVDWDALSDLDGLILAVGHRPYTALSPQRIAEMFASGQGLVMDVKAALDGEMLREQGLTYWRL, encoded by the coding sequence ATGCAATCACAGCTGCACCAGCTGCCAGAGTTGCGCTTGCTTCAGGACAAGAAGCAGGCTGTGGCCGTTGTGGGCCTCGGGTATGTGGGGCTCCCTCTGGCTGTGGCCCTGGCCCGCCATTTTCGGGTTATCGGATTTGATATCGCCCGGGAGCGGGTGGATGAACTTCAGGCTGGCCGGGATTCAACGGGTGAGATTGATCCCGCAGTGCTGGGAGAAGTGGACCTCGAATTGACCTGTGATCCAGAAATATTGGCTCAGGCCACGGTGTTTATCGTTGCCGTGCCCACCCCCATCGATGCCAACCGGCGCCCTGATCTCGGGCCGACCCGCGGTGCGACGCGGACCGTGGCCGGCGCCATGGGCCCGGGCAGTGTGGTGGTCTTTGAATCCACCGTCTACCCGGGGGTGACCGAAGAGGTCTGCGTGCCGCTTTTGGAAGAGGTCTCCGGTCTGCAATGCGGGCGTGATTTCCGGGTCGGGTATTCCCCGGAGCGGATCAATCCTGGGGACAAGGACAACCGGCTGGAAAACATTATCAAGGTTGTTGCCGGTCAGGACCAGGCGACCACCGACCTGCTGAGCGATCTCTACGGCAGTGTCGTGCACGCCGGAATCCACAAGGCCCCGACCATCAAGGTCGCGGAAGCAGCCAAGGTGATTGAAAATACCCAGCGCGATCTGAATATCGCCCTGATGAACGAATTGGCCCAGATGTTCCACAAAATGGATATCGACACCCAGGATGTCCTGGCCGCTGCGGGGACGAAATGGAATTTTCTGCCCTTTCGCCCCGGCCTTGTCGGGGGGCATTGCATAGGCGTCGATCCCTATTATCTGACGTTCAAGGCCGAGGCCCTTGGGCTGCACCCGCAGATCATCCTTGCCGGCCGGCGTATCAACGACGGCATGGGCGCTTATGTGGCCCAGACGGCGGTCAAATCCCTTGTGCAAAACGGCTCGCCTGTCCACGGTGCACGCGTGGCGGTTTTAGGGGTGGCCTTCAAGGAAAATGTGCCCGATCTGCGCAATACCCGGGTGGTCGACATTGTCCACGAGTTGCAGGACTATCAGATTGAAGTGCTGGTGCACGATCCCCTCGTTTCCGCTGACGAAGCTCGGGAGGAATACGGCCTGGAACTCGTCGACTGGGATGCCTTGAGCGATCTCGACGGACTTATCCTGGCTGTGGGGCATCGCCCCTACACTGCATTGTCCCCTCAGCGCATTGCCGAGATGTTCGCCTCCGGACAGGGATTGGTCATGGATGTCAAAGCGGCCCTGGACGGGGAGATGCTCCGGGAGCAGGGCCTGACCTATTGGCGGCTGTAG
- a CDS encoding DUF2065 domain-containing protein has product MQFDVTFFLTALGLAFILEGLPYFIWAERMPTVLALLAEQPSGRLRRYGFFALLAGLALIAFGRSLV; this is encoded by the coding sequence ATGCAATTTGACGTGACCTTTTTCCTCACCGCCCTCGGATTGGCCTTTATTCTTGAAGGCCTCCCCTATTTTATCTGGGCCGAACGCATGCCCACAGTCCTGGCCCTGCTCGCGGAACAACCCTCGGGACGTTTGCGTCGCTACGGTTTTTTTGCCCTTTTGGCCGGCCTGGCGCTTATCGCCTTCGGACGCTCCCTGGTGTAA
- a CDS encoding ubiquinone/menaquinone biosynthesis methyltransferase, producing MFEGHSRRVASMFGRIAGWYDFLNHFLSLGLDMYWRYRLVRFVRTGDTGRVLDLAAGTLDVAREIRRQKPDGAVLGLDLTLPMLRRGLGKLQRHGETQILPVGGDATTLPLPERSVDCITIAFGIRNIQPRSDAYAEMHRVLAPGGRVCILEFGSGRNRIWKGLYNVYLKTILPLTGRLISRDAEAYAYLAETIQAFPEARELAGELLEAGFTRVGYLPLQSGIVYLHVAEKAAEEKGTPPDC from the coding sequence TTGTTCGAGGGGCACTCCCGCCGCGTGGCGTCCATGTTCGGCCGGATCGCTGGCTGGTATGATTTTCTCAACCATTTTCTCAGCCTCGGCCTGGACATGTATTGGCGGTACCGTCTGGTCCGCTTTGTTCGCACGGGCGACACCGGGCGGGTTCTCGACCTTGCTGCGGGAACGCTTGATGTGGCTCGGGAGATCCGGCGTCAAAAACCGGATGGAGCCGTCCTCGGGCTCGATCTGACACTCCCCATGCTCCGTCGGGGGCTGGGCAAGCTCCAGCGTCACGGTGAGACGCAAATTCTTCCTGTCGGCGGTGACGCCACAACCTTGCCCTTGCCCGAACGCAGCGTGGACTGCATCACCATCGCCTTCGGCATCCGCAATATCCAGCCCCGATCAGACGCCTACGCTGAGATGCACCGGGTCCTTGCCCCCGGAGGGCGAGTGTGCATCCTCGAATTTGGTTCCGGGCGCAACAGGATCTGGAAAGGGCTGTACAATGTGTATCTCAAGACCATTTTGCCCCTGACAGGGCGCCTTATTTCCAGAGATGCGGAGGCCTATGCCTATCTGGCCGAGACGATTCAAGCCTTTCCCGAGGCGCGGGAATTGGCGGGAGAATTGCTTGAGGCCGGCTTTACCCGGGTCGGGTATCTGCCGCTGCAATCCGGGATTGTCTATCTCCATGTGGCTGAAAAGGCGGCGGAGGAAAAAGGAACTCCACCCGACTGCTGA
- a CDS encoding cytochrome c3 family protein, with translation MRKSLFVALVCSALVCAFVLPNLSAMEAPGDMVLKAPEGVKARFSPVEFSHDAHSALDCESCHHMLAENPDNYNCMTEGCHDLFNPTSVEEKKDIAYFYNAFHDRRSEHSCLGCHMAKKKAGETTGPLACTQCHPK, from the coding sequence ATGAGGAAATCACTGTTTGTCGCTCTGGTGTGCTCCGCTTTGGTCTGCGCGTTTGTGCTGCCGAATCTGAGTGCAATGGAAGCCCCCGGGGACATGGTCCTGAAGGCTCCCGAAGGCGTGAAAGCCCGGTTCAGCCCGGTGGAGTTCTCCCACGATGCGCACAGCGCTCTGGATTGTGAGTCCTGCCACCATATGCTGGCTGAGAACCCCGACAACTACAACTGCATGACTGAAGGGTGCCACGATCTCTTCAACCCCACCAGCGTTGAAGAGAAAAAGGACATCGCCTATTTCTACAATGCATTCCATGACCGCCGCAGCGAACACAGCTGCCTGGGCTGCCACATGGCCAAGAAAAAAGCCGGCGAAACCACCGGTCCTTTGGCCTGCACGCAGTGCCACCCGAAATAA